The sequence below is a genomic window from Croceicoccus marinus.
CATGTAGTAATCGTCACCGACCCGGATGATGTCGGGATCCGAAAATTCGTCGTTGAAGATCGGATTGGTGAAACTGCCGTCGCCATTGTCCGCCGTCCAGCTTTCGGCGGCGGTAGGATGGGGCTGGGGCGGATCGGGCAGGGGCCGGGCGTGGGTCGCCGCCGGAACAGCCGCCAGCGCCAGCATGGCCCCAAGGACCGCGCTGCCGATCCGCAGCCGGAAACCGGCAATCGGGGCCATGACGGTCATGGCAGCAGCGCGGCATCGCCCCAGGTGACGGGCACGGGGCGGGCGGTCTTGCCGTCGCCGCGCACGACCAGTTCGACGATGGCCGCGCCGCCGGTATCGACCGACAGGGGTTTCGCCGGTTCGGCGAGGCCCATCCATTCGCTGGCGCCCAGCAGCTTTCCGTCGCCATAGACTTCGAACCGCACCCGGCTGCCATCGTCAGGCCCGCTGTCGTCGCGCCCGACCATCGCGCTGAACCGGCGGAATCCGTCGCCGCGAACTTCCAGCCGCGAATTGGCCAGCACGCCGATGCCGGTCAGGAACTCGCGGTCCGCGACGCGCAGCATCTGGCCATAGGGCGAGGAATCGGCCCGCGCGCCGCCCCATCCGGTATAGCGGGGCCGCTCTCCGTTCGAGCGGGTGTTCTGCCACGGCACGATGGCGCGGTGGATCATCGGATCGGGTTCGGGGAAATCGATGCCTTCCTCGGCGACATTGATCCGCCCCGGCATTTCGGAAAGATACATGCCGCCGGGCAGGGCGCGCGTGCCTGCCGCGCGGAACACCCGGGTCTCATGCGGGGCCAGCGTGAACTCCTGCTCGCCGGTGAAACTGCTGGCCTCGCCGCTCCACAGATCGGTCAGGGCGATCTGGCCGTCCGCCGCATATTTCAGGTGATCGGCGGTCAGCGTGACCGGCATCTGCGTGGCCGTGCGGTTGAACAGAGCGACCGCCTTCGTCCCGTCGGCCAGCGTCTTAACGAAGAACTGCACATCTTCGGTATCATAGGCCAGCACGGCCTGGTTGCCCGCAGGGTCCTGGTTCAGCGCGATCAGCTCGCGGTTGCCAAGGATCGCCAGCTGCTCTGGCGTCGCCTTGCGCAGGTCGTAGCCGATGATCAGCGGCGCGTTCAGCATCGCCCACAGGCTGAAATGGCTGCGCGCCTCGGCCGGATGATCGGTGTCGAAATCGCCCGTGCCGACGAACAGCATGTCGGGATCGTTCCAGTTGCCCGGCTGCGCATAGAGCGCGCGGCGCGACGCAGAATCGAGATTGTGCAGCATGCGGCCCCAGTAGGGCGCGATATCCTCGCTCGTGCGCGAGATATTGCCGTATTCCTTGCCCCACGACCGCACGTTCGCGCTGCCCCAGATGCATAGCGAATAGAGGAAATCGCCGTCCGGGTTGTGCTTGACCAGCGCCTGCCCGACCTGTGCGAACAAATCCTTTACCGCGGGCACGTCGGTCTTCGCGATCGAATCGAAATCGATCAGCGGCGTCACCTCGCGGTAGATGCCTTTCTGTACGTTCGGATTATCCGCGCCCATGCCGCGAATGCCGCAGCCATCGACCTTGATATAGTCGAAGCCCCATTCGCCGAAATACAGCGCGATGTCCTGGTCGATATGATCGTACAGGCCCACCTCGCGCTCTGCCGCGGTGCCGGCGGGATTGTTCGCATTGCCGTGGCCGAAGGTCTGGCCGCAGCTGTTGCGCCCGATGTCGGAATAGATGCCCGCCTTCAGCCCCATGGCGTGAAGCCGGTCGGTCAGGGGGCGGAAGCTGGTGCGGTCGCTGTCCGTCGCGGCTGACGGAAAGGTCGCGGTGCGGATCACCATGCGTCCCGTGTCGGTATCGCGCTTCAGCCACCAGCCGTCGTCGATATTGACATAGCGATAGCCCGCATCGGCCAGCCCGCTGTCCAGGATGATTTGCGCGCTGGCGAGGACCTTTTCCTCGTCGATGTCGTGATAGAACGCGTTCCAGCTGTTCCAGCCCATCGGCGGCAGCGGCGCCTGTCCGCCGCCATAGGCGCTCCACTCGCCGGTCGGGTCAAGTTCGTCCGCCCCGGCGGAAAAGGGCAGGGCCGCCAGCGCGCATGCCGCGGCGAGGGTGGGCAAGTGCAGGCGAATCATTCGGACGTTCCCGTAACAAGCGTGCGGCCGAAGAACGGCAGGACATGGTCCTGCATCCGAAAGCCAAGGCGGTTGGTATGGTCGCCGTCATAGACGTCCAGCGTGTTGTCGATGCCGCGTGCCAGCAGCGCGTCATGCAGCAGCCGGGCATCGTCCAGCAGGAAGTCCTTGTCCCCCACGTCGATCGCGACGGCGCGGTAGTCGCGGACCTTGTCGGCATATCGATCGAGGAACGAGAGCGGCGAGTTGGCCTTCCACCGGGCGAGGACGTCGGGCCGTTCCTTGCCCTGCGCATCGACGGGCAGGTCGACGTAAAGCGGCGCAGCATCGGGGTCGGGCGAAAAGGCGGCGGCAACCGCCAGCGCGCTGCGCAGATTGCCCGGCAGTTCCTGCGAAGCGGCGACGCTGGGCACCGCAATGATCGTCTGCACGTCCTGCGCGGTCAGGTCGCGCGAACCCATCGGCGACTGGCAGCACGGCGCCATCAGATAGAGCGCGCCATATTTGTCGGCATGCTTGATCCCGATGCGGCTGGCGCCGTAGCCGCCCATCGAATGGCCGACCAGTCCGCGGCTCTCGGGACGGGCGATGGTGCGATAATTTCTGTCGACATAGTCGATCAGCTCGTCCGCGATGAAATCCTCGAAATTCCCGGTCGTGGGCGAGTCCGAATAGAACGATCCGTTATGTTCGTTCCAGCTGTCGGGGAATACCAGGATCATCTCGGGCACTCCACTGGCGAACGCGCCCTCCGCCGTCTGCGGCATGTGGACTTCCTTCAGCCATTGTTCGGCCTTCACCCAGTAACCGTGCAGTGCATAGACGACCGGATAGCGCCGGTCGGGGTTCTGGTCATAGCTGGGCGGAAGGACGACATGGACGTCGCGCTCGGCGGTCGTGCCCATGAGATTGCCGGCGATGGCGTCCGAATGGACCGTCACGTGGTCGATCCGCACCTTCGCGGCGCCTTCCACCACCGGCGGCTGCTGGGTGCCGACCTGGGCATGGACAGGCGCGGTCGCCGCCGATGCAAGCGCAAGGGCCAGGCCGGCTGACAGGATGCTGCGGATCGCCATGTTTCTTGATTTCCCCTCCAATGCTGCGCTGCGGACGAGGAGGATGGCGGCGGTTTGCGCCGCCCCGCGACCTCTCATCCACGGTGCCCGTTCACCGGTTCTGCGCGCCTTCAATACTCCGGCAAATAAAAAAGAAGCAAGGGGGGGTAGATCGCAGGCGCGACAAGGGATCTGCCGCCGAGCCGATTGTTGGGGGTATCGCGGCAGGCTCCTTACTTTTCGGCGGCTGGCGCGGCCGGCTGTGATGGCGGCGTGCCGCGGATTGACAGGTTTGCCGGAACTTGGCGGTGACTTCTACGCCGACAAGACGCCTGGGCTGAACGGGCTTGTGTTCCCATCGGACAGCGTGGAGAGATCGCCGATCTGATTTCGCGTCCCGGGCAGTTTCTGCGCGAACTGGATCATTTCTGGCAGCCATTGGCCGCAACGGCCGGGAACAGCGGCGCGGACACCGGAACGCAGCACCGCTTCGCAGAGCCTTCACCGCCCCCTTCCGATCAAGTGCGATTGCGCCTTAAAGGCCGGTTTACCTGTTGCGCCTAGGATGCGCAGACCTGAAATCTGGACATACTTGGCATGGCTCATCTACGCGATCTCGCCCAACCGCTGGTGAGCGATGCGCGCACCTCTCTGCCCGAGCTGATGGGCGCGTTCTCCTTCGCTCTCGACCTGACGGAGGGGCAGCCGGAGGGGCACAGCCTGCGCGCATGCTGGATCGCGATGCAGACCGCCATGCGGCTGGGCGCGGGCGCGCAGGACCTGCGCACGATCTATTACACCGCCATGCTGAAAGACCTGGGATGCAGCAGCAATGCGGCGCGCGTTGCCGAAGTCTATCTGACCGACGATCGCAGCTTCAAGCATGACTTCAAGCTGGTCGGCGACGGCATCGGACCGGCGCTTCGCTTCGTGTTCGCCAGGACCGGGCGCGGCACGACGATCTGGCGCAGGGGTGCGGCGATCCTCAACATCCTGCGCAACGGCCCGCGGATCGTCGACGACATGATCGGCGCGCGCTGCACCCGCGGGGCCGAGATCGCGCGCCTGCTGCGCTTCCCCGAAGATGTCGCGCAGGGGATCTATTCGCTGGACGAGCATTGGGATGGCAGCGGCCGCCCGGCAGGGCTGAAGGAACGGGAAGTCCCGCTGGCCTCGCGCATGGCGCTGCTGGGGCAGATCGCCGATGTGTTCCTTTCCAGCGCCGGGCCGGACGCCGCCCGCGCCGAGGTCGCGCGCCTGTCCGGAAGCTGGCTCGACCCGGCGCTATGCGACGCCTTCCTGGCGGTGAGCGGCGATAGCGCGTTCTGGGAGCAGCTTGGCGATCCGGCGCTGCACGACGCGGTGGTCTCGCTGCTGCCCGAAGAAAGCGTCCTGCTGGTCGACGATCAGTTCCTCGACGATATTACCGCCGCATTCGGGCAGGTGATCGACGCGAAAAGCCCGTTCACTTCCGGCCACAGCCAGCGGGTCGGCGACTATGCCGCCATCGTGGGCAAGGCCATGGGGCTGGATGACGCGCAGCTACGCTCGCTGCGCAGGGCGGCGATGCTGCACGACGTGGGCAAGCTGGGGGTCAGCAGCCAGATCCTGGAGAAGCCGGGAAAGCTGGAAGACGACGAATGGACCCTGATGCGCGGCCACGCCGAGCGCACGGCCGAGATCCTGGGCAGGATCGCGCCCATGCGCGACATGGCCGACATCGCCGCGTCGCATCACGAGCGGCTGGATGGCAGGGGCTATCCGCTCGGCCTGGACGAAAGCCAGCTGGCGATCGAGGCGCGCATCATCACGGTCTGCGATTTCTTCGACGCGCTGACCGCGGACCGCCCCTATCGCGCGGCGCTGTCGGTGGACGAGGCTTTCGCGATCATGGAAAAGGAAGCGGGCAAGGCGATCGACCCGGCATGCCTTGCGATCCTGCGTCAGGCGGACATCAGGATCGGTCTGCCGGCGGCCTGACGCCCCATCATCGCCGGCTTCACGAAGCGTCGAGCGGCGCGACCGCCGCGAATCCCTGGCCGGGCTCGGGCTCCGACTCTTCATATTGCACCTCGCCCAGCGCGGCCACTTCGAAAAGGCCCTTCGAGATCGACCTGACATCGCCGAACATCGTCGCGATCCAGAACAATATGGCGAAGGTCGCGGTATAGAAGATCGACTGGCCGTAGGGGCGGTTCTGCAGCGGCAGGCGCAGGTTCAGCGGGCGCGGAACTAGGCGGGTCACCAGATAGACGCATGCCACGCCGATCAGCCCGCCCGCGATCAGGTCGCTGGGGAAATGAAAGCCCGAATAGACCCGCGGCAGGCAGATCACCAGGATCGCCCACGCGAATGCGAGGATGCCCAGCTTTCGCGATTCCCGCCAGATGCCATAGGAAATCGCCAGGGACATCGCGGCATGATCGCTCGGGAACGAGCTCCATCCCTGCAGCTCGTCCATGCTGGCGCCGATCGGGGTGATCAGGTCGAGACCCGCCGTATGCATCGGGCGCGGCAGATGAGGCATGAGGTTCTGCATGACCCGGCTGACGACAAGCGCCAGGAACATGCCCAGCAGTGCCGAGGCGATGCGGTTCCGGCGGCGCGACTGCGCATCCTCGTCATCGGCCAGGAACCATAGCCAGACGATGCACAAGACGAGCGGCAGTGTCTTGACCGAATAGAGCGCAACGACCTTGGTCATCATCAGGTCAAGCAGCGGCCACTTGCCCGCGAACCCGTTGACGGCCTGGAGCAGGGCGATGTCCAATGCGCGAACATCCATCCGAATTCTCCCTTGTGAAAATGCCGCCTATCTTGGGCACGAATCTGCCGACAAGACGCGATGCGGGAGTTTAGCAGAAAAATGGTAATTGTCGGTGACGGTACGACCAATTAGCCGCCAATTAACTCTTAAGGAGCTTCCCGGTCCGGCCCCGGTCCCGCTGCGGCCAATCTGTCGGTCTACGGCTACCGGTTCGCGGCCACCTGCCCGTACCGGATTTTCCGCCGTTCGCAGACGCGACGATGATGTTGGTCGAGTGGATATTGCAGGCTTCGGGCGCCGTTCTACCGGCGGCGCATGACGAAGATCTTCCTTGCAGCGTTGGCGCTGATCCTGCCCGTTCCCGCAATCGCCGATGAGCTGATCGTGCGCGGCGACCGCCTTTTCATTCCCGTCGAGGTCAGAGGAGAAGAGACCGAAGCCTTGTTGGACAGCGGCGCGGAAGTGACGATCTTCGACGCCCGTTTCGCAAGGCGCGCCGGTATCGCCGGGGGCGAGGAAGTGGTCGCGCGCGGGACCGGCGCTTCCACCACGACCGCGCAGCTTGTCGAAGGATCGTCGATCGTCGTGATGGGCCGCCCGATCGCGCTTCCCGTCGCAGCCGTCATGGATCTTTCCGACATCGAGGCGCGGCTGGTGCGCTCGGCGGTTCCGGTGATTGCCGGGCGCGACATCTTCGATGCCGGCCGGCTGGCCATCGACATCGAAGCTGGCCTGATCCGCTGGCTTTCCGAAGCGGAGGGCGCCCCGGGGACGAGGGTCTCGCTGAACGGCGCGCATGGGATCGAGACGATCCCGGTAAGTTTCGGCAATGGGCGTATCGTGCCGGCCGATTTCGACCTGGGCAATGGCACGGGACTTCTGATTTCGTCCGATCTGGCGGATCGGCTCGGCCTGGAACCCGTCGGCGTCGAACCGGCTGGCGGCATAGGCGGCGCGGTCGGCAGGCTGGTCGTCTATGTCCCCGAACTGACCATTGCGGGGAAGAATTTCCGCCATGTCAGGGCGCATGTTGTCGATGATGCGCAGGTTCCTGCCAATATCGGTGTCGGCCTGCTCCGCCACTTTCGGATCGTCACCGATTTCGCGAACGGCGAAGTGTGGCTGGACCCCCGCGACTGAACGGCACCAAACCGCCGCTTTGCGGGGCGGAGAAACGATTTCGGAACGCATCGGCCTCCATGCCGGTTAGAATTCAAAAGGGGGAGATGAATATGAAAACGTTTGGCATAGCTATATTCCTGGTCGCGATCCTGATGCTGGTCGCGGTGCTGGCCTCGCTGGTTCCAATCGATGCCTGGTTCGTGCGAACCGTGGACCTGGTGCGCGAACCGATGGCCTATGCGGCCGCAATCCTGCTGGTGATCGCGCTTTTCGTGAAGGCATCGGTGCGATGGGCGACGGTGCTTTCGCTCGGCCTGGTCATCGTGATCAATGTCTGGCGCATCTGGCCCTATTCCGCGCTCGCCGATACGCAGCTTCCGCTAGCCGATGCGGCCCCTCGGGCAGACGGGCAGTGCTTCACCGCGCTGGCGGCCAATGTGAAGGTCAAGAATACGCAATATGCGATGCTGGCCGACCAGCTGCGCCGATATGATCCCGACGTGCTGTTCCTGATGGAAACCGATGCGAAATGGATCGAGGAGCTGGAACCGGTGATCTCGCGCTACAGCCACGTCCAGCGCCACCCTCAGCCCGAGGCGTTCGGCCTGGTCTTTGCCACGCGCCTGCCGGTGCTGAAGTCCAACGTGATCGAGAACACCCACCGCGACACGCCTACCCTGTATGCCACGCTGCAGCCTGAAGGATCGCAGCCGGTCGAGTTCATCGGCCTGCATCCCAAGCCGCCGCTTCCGGGCTGGGATACGGAAGAACGTGACGAGAATATCGTCAACGCAGGCGTCCAGACACCGGACCGCTTGCCCGACGCTTTCGTGATGGGCGACTTCAACGATGTGCCGTGGTCGAGCACGACCGAGAAATTCCGCGAAACAGGCGACTGGCGCGATCCCCGGATCGGCCGGGGGACCTATCCGACCTTTCCGTCGGAC
It includes:
- a CDS encoding HD-GYP domain-containing protein, with translation MAHLRDLAQPLVSDARTSLPELMGAFSFALDLTEGQPEGHSLRACWIAMQTAMRLGAGAQDLRTIYYTAMLKDLGCSSNAARVAEVYLTDDRSFKHDFKLVGDGIGPALRFVFARTGRGTTIWRRGAAILNILRNGPRIVDDMIGARCTRGAEIARLLRFPEDVAQGIYSLDEHWDGSGRPAGLKEREVPLASRMALLGQIADVFLSSAGPDAARAEVARLSGSWLDPALCDAFLAVSGDSAFWEQLGDPALHDAVVSLLPEESVLLVDDQFLDDITAAFGQVIDAKSPFTSGHSQRVGDYAAIVGKAMGLDDAQLRSLRRAAMLHDVGKLGVSSQILEKPGKLEDDEWTLMRGHAERTAEILGRIAPMRDMADIAASHHERLDGRGYPLGLDESQLAIEARIITVCDFFDALTADRPYRAALSVDEAFAIMEKEAGKAIDPACLAILRQADIRIGLPAA
- a CDS encoding alpha/beta hydrolase, yielding MAIRSILSAGLALALASAATAPVHAQVGTQQPPVVEGAAKVRIDHVTVHSDAIAGNLMGTTAERDVHVVLPPSYDQNPDRRYPVVYALHGYWVKAEQWLKEVHMPQTAEGAFASGVPEMILVFPDSWNEHNGSFYSDSPTTGNFEDFIADELIDYVDRNYRTIARPESRGLVGHSMGGYGASRIGIKHADKYGALYLMAPCCQSPMGSRDLTAQDVQTIIAVPSVAASQELPGNLRSALAVAAAFSPDPDAAPLYVDLPVDAQGKERPDVLARWKANSPLSFLDRYADKVRDYRAVAIDVGDKDFLLDDARLLHDALLARGIDNTLDVYDGDHTNRLGFRMQDHVLPFFGRTLVTGTSE
- a CDS encoding phosphatase PAP2 family protein is translated as MDVRALDIALLQAVNGFAGKWPLLDLMMTKVVALYSVKTLPLVLCIVWLWFLADDEDAQSRRRNRIASALLGMFLALVVSRVMQNLMPHLPRPMHTAGLDLITPIGASMDELQGWSSFPSDHAAMSLAISYGIWRESRKLGILAFAWAILVICLPRVYSGFHFPSDLIAGGLIGVACVYLVTRLVPRPLNLRLPLQNRPYGQSIFYTATFAILFWIATMFGDVRSISKGLFEVAALGEVQYEESEPEPGQGFAAVAPLDAS
- a CDS encoding aspartyl protease family protein, which gives rise to MTKIFLAALALILPVPAIADELIVRGDRLFIPVEVRGEETEALLDSGAEVTIFDARFARRAGIAGGEEVVARGTGASTTTAQLVEGSSIVVMGRPIALPVAAVMDLSDIEARLVRSAVPVIAGRDIFDAGRLAIDIEAGLIRWLSEAEGAPGTRVSLNGAHGIETIPVSFGNGRIVPADFDLGNGTGLLISSDLADRLGLEPVGVEPAGGIGGAVGRLVVYVPELTIAGKNFRHVRAHVVDDAQVPANIGVGLLRHFRIVTDFANGEVWLDPRD
- a CDS encoding NPCBM/NEW2 domain-containing protein, translating into MIRLHLPTLAAACALAALPFSAGADELDPTGEWSAYGGGQAPLPPMGWNSWNAFYHDIDEEKVLASAQIILDSGLADAGYRYVNIDDGWWLKRDTDTGRMVIRTATFPSAATDSDRTSFRPLTDRLHAMGLKAGIYSDIGRNSCGQTFGHGNANNPAGTAAEREVGLYDHIDQDIALYFGEWGFDYIKVDGCGIRGMGADNPNVQKGIYREVTPLIDFDSIAKTDVPAVKDLFAQVGQALVKHNPDGDFLYSLCIWGSANVRSWGKEYGNISRTSEDIAPYWGRMLHNLDSASRRALYAQPGNWNDPDMLFVGTGDFDTDHPAEARSHFSLWAMLNAPLIIGYDLRKATPEQLAILGNRELIALNQDPAGNQAVLAYDTEDVQFFVKTLADGTKAVALFNRTATQMPVTLTADHLKYAADGQIALTDLWSGEASSFTGEQEFTLAPHETRVFRAAGTRALPGGMYLSEMPGRINVAEEGIDFPEPDPMIHRAIVPWQNTRSNGERPRYTGWGGARADSSPYGQMLRVADREFLTGIGVLANSRLEVRGDGFRRFSAMVGRDDSGPDDGSRVRFEVYGDGKLLGASEWMGLAEPAKPLSVDTGGAAIVELVVRGDGKTARPVPVTWGDAALLP
- a CDS encoding endonuclease/exonuclease/phosphatase family protein, encoding MKTFGIAIFLVAILMLVAVLASLVPIDAWFVRTVDLVREPMAYAAAILLVIALFVKASVRWATVLSLGLVIVINVWRIWPYSALADTQLPLADAAPRADGQCFTALAANVKVKNTQYAMLADQLRRYDPDVLFLMETDAKWIEELEPVISRYSHVQRHPQPEAFGLVFATRLPVLKSNVIENTHRDTPTLYATLQPEGSQPVEFIGLHPKPPLPGWDTEERDENIVNAGVQTPDRLPDAFVMGDFNDVPWSSTTEKFRETGDWRDPRIGRGTYPTFPSDYKIVGWPLDQLMLTGDLDLVSFEVLPDNGSDHRAMLAHLCASS